In Pasteurella dagmatis, the sequence TTTGGTTCATCTCCCACTTCTAATATTAGAGAATTTGCATTATCAGATAGTGGAGCAAAGTAATATACTTTTAATTCTGGTTCATAATTAGATAATCGTGCCATCATTTTTCCAAAAACTGGTATAGAAAAGTGCGGTGTGATTTCTGTAGTAAGGTTAAGTTGATTTACGCTATAAGATAAGACCATTCTTGATTTTAAAATAGCCATCTCTGTATGGGAAGATGATTTCTCTTCAAAAATTCCCGCAAAATCTTTTAAGGCACCGCCATGAGATTTTTCCTCAATCTGGATTGATGCATGAGCAAGATAGATCGGGCTGGATAAGAAAGCGTAGCCAATCCCAATAACAGTTGTTATAAGCGTAGAAATAATTATCCACCACTTATAATCCATTAAGGTCCTCATTAATTTAAGTATATCAATTGTATCTTCTTGATTTGTTTCACTCATTATGAATCATCCTATAATTTTTGTTTCCAATGATATGCTGCTAGTTCAAGTTTTTTATAAACAGAGTCATATATGCTTATATCCTTTTTATATGGATCAGGTATTTCTAATTGAGGTATTAGCCAGTGTCCAAATAGCATTACTTTTCCTATAGAGGCTGGGCATAGTTGATGTACTAACTCAATTTGTCCTTTATCCATAACTAGAATGAGTTCTGCCTGATTGCAGTGTATAGTTGTGACTTGCTGGGCCAAATGACTACTAATATCTAAATTGCTTTGTTTGGCAATTTGTATCATTTTGGGATCAGCTGTTTTTCCCACTAAGCCAC encodes:
- a CDS encoding low molecular weight protein-tyrosine-phosphatase, whose product is MFENILVVCMGNICRSPVGEKLLQYYFPEKKIISAGIVVEESGLVGKTADPKMIQIAKQSNLDISSHLAQQVTTIHCNQAELILVMDKGQIELVHQLCPASIGKVMLFGHWLIPQLEIPDPYKKDISIYDSVYKKLELAAYHWKQKL